ATGCATCGTTGTAATATTACCCCTACTATCCTTTTGAAACATTGGAAAATCTACTACCCATAAAGGCGCCCAACTACTATTTTTTATCAAATTCAAATCTGAACCCAATTTAATTCTCAATCCACCTAACGCATCAGTGACTGACTTATAATATCCCGCTACCACAAAAAGCATGTCACCATATACAGCACCACTTCTAACCAAGATAGAATTAATAACTGAAGGAGGCAACACATTAAAAACAGAATTTTTAATATCTTTAATACTACCATTACACTTATCAACCTGCATATAAAATAATTTTTCAATACCATAACTTTTAATATATTTAACATAATTTTCAATTTGAAATTTAGTTAATATCATCCCTCTAGGGATTTTTAGTAACGCTATTCGTTTATTATTATCAATTGAATCTAAAAAAAAATTTAATTTTACTTGTTTTACCAAATCAATTATATCAACAATTTCGATAGGTATACGCATATCAGGTTTATCAGTACCAAATCTACGTATAACCTCATCATAAGTAAATTGTGGGAAAATATTTAAATTTACTCCTATAATTTTACACCATAATTTTCGTATTAAAATTTCCATCAATTCACGCACCTGAGGAGCAGTCATAAAAGAAGTCTCTACATCAATTTGGGTAAACTCCGGCTGACGATCAGCTCGTAAATCTTCATCGCGAAAACATTTCGCAATCTGATAATAACGATCAAAACCTGAAATCATTAATAATTGCTTAAACAATTGAGGAGATTGAGGTAAAGCATAAAACTTACCTTTATGGATTCTACTTGGTATAATATAATCGCGCGCACCTTCTAATGTCAAATGTGTCAACAAAGGAGTTTCAATATCTAAAAATTTTTCTTTTTGCATGAAATCTCTAATAAAACTAACAACATTAGAACGAACCTTTAATCGTTCCATCATAATTGGACGACGCAAATCAAGATAACGATATTTCAATCGCTGTTCTTCAGTGTTGTTTTGATTAAAATCTAATGGCAAAGATTCAGAACGATTTAAAATCGTTAATGTTTTAGCTAATACTTCAATTTTATCATTGATCATGTCTTGAATATGAATACAAACTCCTGGACGCATTTGTACTATACCAACTAATTGCAAACAAAATTCATTACGTAATTCATTAGCAATAACAAATGCTTCCCTATTTTTTGCATTAAATACTATTTGTATAGACCCTTCACAATCGCGCATATCAATAAAAATTACACTACCAAGATTACGATATTTACTAACCCATCCACATAATGTCACCTCTAATCCAATATGTGATAAATTTACTTGTCCACAATACATAGTACGCATATACTATTTTACCTAAACTTTATAATTCAACTAATTATTACGATGATAACAACGATAAGAATTATTAACAATTAATTATATACAAAACAAAAAACAAAAAATACATTAAACATAATTCAAGTAAAAAATATTTTTTTAAAAATATAAAAATCAAAAAAAACAACACGCATCTTGTTATTATATAACGATCTGCCAAAATATTTTTAATAAAATTTTATTAAAATTTAATATATTACAAATATACAATATAAACAATATTAGATAATTATCACTGCAATATTAAACTTATAATATAAATACTTAATTACAAACATTTTACAATACATGTTAAATGTAGTATATCATATATAACATATGTACATTAAGATATCATTAATACGTATTAATAATATCCATCTATCATCATCTTAATAAAATAAAAATAAATGATTTCTTCTTGATACCATCATAATAATTTATATCATTAAATATTGTTATGTAAAATATAAAAATCAAAAATAATAATTTTAACCATTCAATATTATAATTTCGCAAATTATAACATTACACAATCAACATATATATGAACATTCAATTATTCCTTATAAAAAAAATAAAACAAACTTTCATTTATGCACATATTCCAATAAAATATAATGCTAACGTACAACAATCAGCTAAACAAAAATTTGGTGATTATCAAATTAATGGAATCATGGCTATAGCAAAACAATTAAATACACATCCTTACAAACTTGCAACAAAAATCGCCAATCTACTTAAATTAAACGATATAGCATATAAAATAGAAATTGCTAAGCCTGGCTTTATTAATATTTTTTTAAAACCAAAATGGATAGCACAACAAATCAATGAAATATTATCTACATCTAAATTAGGTATATCCTCTGTAATTCCTCAAACTATTATAATTGACTATTCTTCTCCTAATATGGCAAAAAAAATGCATATCGGACATTTACGCTCTACGATCATAGGAGATTCAACAGCACGCACTCTATCTTTTCTAGGTCACAATATCATTCGTGTTAACCATATAGGAGACTGGGGAACTCAATTTGGCATGATCATTGCTTATATAAAACAAAAAAAATATAACAATAATATTTATCAAGAAATTAATATTGATAAATTAGAAGAATTTTATACAAAAGCTAAAGCAAAGTATGATAAAGACCTCTGTTTTGCAAAAACAGCACGTAATTATGTTGTAAAATTGCAAAATGGAGATAAAAATATTCGTGAAATATGGAAAAAAATAATAGATGTCACGCTTCAAGAAAATCAAAAAATATACAAACGTTTAAATGTTACTTTAACAAATGATCACATTATGGGTGAAAGCGCCTATCATAATATGATACCTAAAATCATAACAGACTTAAAAAATAAAAAATTAGCAACAATAAATTCCGGAGCTACCGTCGTCTATCTTGATAATTTAAAAAACAAAAAAGGAAAAAAAATGGGGGTAATCATTCAAAAAAAAGATGGATCTTATTTATACACTACAACTGACCTTGCTTGTGTAAAATATCGCTCTGAAACACTTAAAGCAGACAGAATAATATATTATATTGATTACCGCCAACATCAACATCTTAACCAAGTGTGGAATATAGCACAAAAAGCCGGATATATACATACACATGTATCTTTAGAATATCATGCATTTGGTATGATTCTGGATAAAAATAAACAACCATTTAAAACTAGATCAGGAAAAACTATAAAACTTACAGAATTACTGGATGAAGGTTTTAAAAGGGCTCAGAATTTAATATCAAATAAAAAACTTAATATGAATTCAACGAATTCAAAAAAATTAGCACACATCATCAGTATTGGTGCAATTAAATATGCTGATTTATCAAAAAATCGCTTAACAGATTACATATTTGACTGGAATAAAATGTTAAATTTCGAAGGAAATACTGCACCATACATACAATATGCATTTACTCGTATTACTTCCATACTAGAAAATAGTAAAGAAAATAAAAAATGTTTAATTAAAGAAATAGAATTAAAAAATAAACAAGAAATACTATTAGCTCTTTATATTCTTCGTTTCGAAGAAACTATTATTACAGTAGCAAAAAAAGGAATACCACATATATTATGTGATTACCTTTATAAATTAGCAACAATATTTTCTTCATTCTATGAATGCTGTCCTATTTTAAAAATAAAAGACAAAACTATACGCCATAGTAGATTACAACTATCAATTCTTACCGCGAAAATTTTAAAACAAGGATTAAACTTATTAGGTATTGAAATAACAGAAAAAATGTAGAACATATTTCTAAATTACAACATATCACTTGATAAGACATAAATACATATCATAACAAAATAAACAATTCACTATTTGTTTTTAATCCATGATAATAAGATAGGACGAATAAAATCTTTTAATCTAACTCCAACTAACCATAACGTAACAAAATATGTTATAATAGATATTAATATCACTCCAATTAAACGAACAAATTTATATAACGTGCTACCGTACATCCAATCAATAAATATCAAGCATAATATAACAAGTACCAATAACATCATTCCTAATGCTAAGAATATTTGAAAAAAAAACTTCAACCATCCGGGTCGTGGATAAAATAACCTTCTTTTACGCAATTGCCAATATAACAATCCTGCATGACAACATGCACCTAATCCAATTGCTAAAGATAAACCAACATGCTTTAAAGGCCCGATAAAAATTATATTCATACATTGTGTTACAACAAGAACAATAAAAGCTACATGCACTGTACTTTTTATATTATAAGATGAATAAAATGCTGATGATAATACCTTTACCAAGATTAAACTAACTAAACCTATAGAATACGCTATTAACGCATATTGCGTCATAAGTACATCATAAGTAGAAAATCCACCATGCCGAAATAATACCGTAACCAATGGTTTTGCTAAAACACACAACAAAACAGCACTAGGCAACGATAATATAAAACACACCCTTAACCCCCAATCTATCAAACAAGAATACTCGTAAAAATTTTTATCAGAAAACGATCGTGAAAGTAATGGTAATAAAATAGTGCTTAAAGAAATACCAAAAATACCTGTAGGTAACTCCATAAGCCGCTCAGCATAATACATCCAAGATATAGATCCAGACACTAAAAAAGAAGAAAAAACAGTATTAATAATCAAAGATATTTGATTACTAGATACTGCAAGAACAGCAATGCCCATGGATTTTAACACTCTCAATACACCAACATCAAAAAAATCTAAATGAGGTATAGTTAACATGCCTATCTTGTTTAAAGATGGTAATTGACAAATCAACTGTAATATACCGCCTAATATTACTGACCAAGCTAATGCCATAATAGGAGGTTGAAACCAAAAATTAGCGCATACCGCAAAAGTAATCATACTAATATTAAGCAACATAGGAGTAAGAGCAGGTAAAAAAAAATTATTCCAAGTATTAAGAATTGAACTTATTAAAGATGATAATGAAATAAAAAAAATATAAGGAAATATTACTCTAACTAAATTAGTAGCTAAAACAAATTTCTCTTGAATATCAATAAACCCGGGAGCAAATATACTAACTAACCATGGAGCTGCAAAACATCCAAATAAAACAACTATCACTAATAATAATATTAATAATCCAGAAATACAGGCAATAAAAGTACGAGTAACTAAATTTTCTTTTCGCTCTTTATATTCTACCAAAATCGGTATAAAAGCTTGAGAAAAAGCACCTTCAGCAAAAATTTTACGTAAAAAATTAGGTAACTTGAAAGCAATAAAAAAAGCATCAGTTACCATCCCAATACCAAATATTCTCGCAATAAGAATATCACGAATAAAACCTAACATACGAGATAACATCGTGATAACACTAATAATAAACAATGATTTTAAAACATTCATAATTTATTAATCAAGCTATAAGCCCCATTATTTTATTAATAAATAAAACTTCTATTATGTATCATTGAATACCAAATCCATACAATTTAAAATAAACAGATAATAATC
The DNA window shown above is from Blochmannia endosymbiont of Camponotus (Colobopsis) obliquus and carries:
- the murJ gene encoding murein biosynthesis integral membrane protein MurJ; its protein translation is MNVLKSLFIISVITMLSRMLGFIRDILIARIFGIGMVTDAFFIAFKLPNFLRKIFAEGAFSQAFIPILVEYKERKENLVTRTFIACISGLLILLLVIVVLFGCFAAPWLVSIFAPGFIDIQEKFVLATNLVRVIFPYIFFISLSSLISSILNTWNNFFLPALTPMLLNISMITFAVCANFWFQPPIMALAWSVILGGILQLICQLPSLNKIGMLTIPHLDFFDVGVLRVLKSMGIAVLAVSSNQISLIINTVFSSFLVSGSISWMYYAERLMELPTGIFGISLSTILLPLLSRSFSDKNFYEYSCLIDWGLRVCFILSLPSAVLLCVLAKPLVTVLFRHGGFSTYDVLMTQYALIAYSIGLVSLILVKVLSSAFYSSYNIKSTVHVAFIVLVVTQCMNIIFIGPLKHVGLSLAIGLGACCHAGLLYWQLRKRRLFYPRPGWLKFFFQIFLALGMMLLVLVILCLIFIDWMYGSTLYKFVRLIGVILISIITYFVTLWLVGVRLKDFIRPILLSWIKNK
- the aspS gene encoding aspartate--tRNA ligase; translated protein: MRTMYCGQVNLSHIGLEVTLCGWVSKYRNLGSVIFIDMRDCEGSIQIVFNAKNREAFVIANELRNEFCLQLVGIVQMRPGVCIHIQDMINDKIEVLAKTLTILNRSESLPLDFNQNNTEEQRLKYRYLDLRRPIMMERLKVRSNVVSFIRDFMQKEKFLDIETPLLTHLTLEGARDYIIPSRIHKGKFYALPQSPQLFKQLLMISGFDRYYQIAKCFRDEDLRADRQPEFTQIDVETSFMTAPQVRELMEILIRKLWCKIIGVNLNIFPQFTYDEVIRRFGTDKPDMRIPIEIVDIIDLVKQVKLNFFLDSIDNNKRIALLKIPRGMILTKFQIENYVKYIKSYGIEKLFYMQVDKCNGSIKDIKNSVFNVLPPSVINSILVRSGAVYGDMLFVVAGYYKSVTDALGGLRIKLGSDLNLIKNSSWAPLWVVDFPMFQKDSRGNITTMHHLFTAPKDIDLHTLVSNPLLSIANSYDMVINGYEVGSGSVRINCFDMQRIIFSILGISDNEQYERFGCLLDALKYGAPPHAGLAFGLDRLVMLLTGVDSIRDVIAFPKTTMSSDLMIRAPSSSNIEVLNELSITVN
- the argS gene encoding arginine--tRNA ligase, producing MNIQLFLIKKIKQTFIYAHIPIKYNANVQQSAKQKFGDYQINGIMAIAKQLNTHPYKLATKIANLLKLNDIAYKIEIAKPGFINIFLKPKWIAQQINEILSTSKLGISSVIPQTIIIDYSSPNMAKKMHIGHLRSTIIGDSTARTLSFLGHNIIRVNHIGDWGTQFGMIIAYIKQKKYNNNIYQEINIDKLEEFYTKAKAKYDKDLCFAKTARNYVVKLQNGDKNIREIWKKIIDVTLQENQKIYKRLNVTLTNDHIMGESAYHNMIPKIITDLKNKKLATINSGATVVYLDNLKNKKGKKMGVIIQKKDGSYLYTTTDLACVKYRSETLKADRIIYYIDYRQHQHLNQVWNIAQKAGYIHTHVSLEYHAFGMILDKNKQPFKTRSGKTIKLTELLDEGFKRAQNLISNKKLNMNSTNSKKLAHIISIGAIKYADLSKNRLTDYIFDWNKMLNFEGNTAPYIQYAFTRITSILENSKENKKCLIKEIELKNKQEILLALYILRFEETIITVAKKGIPHILCDYLYKLATIFSSFYECCPILKIKDKTIRHSRLQLSILTAKILKQGLNLLGIEITEKM